One segment of Palaemon carinicauda isolate YSFRI2023 chromosome 35, ASM3689809v2, whole genome shotgun sequence DNA contains the following:
- the LOC137627508 gene encoding carbohydrate sulfotransferase 3-like — translation MRCAYNGKNALLYVSLGLFFLCGLYLRMQVLSPEESVEGLRAVTNGTSYVQLDEPDDLENNPKATQADKTLFILLVSSSGRSGSTMMSELLGTLDSTVVFFEPIWMTKKEPCYLNGQCVPELLSSLASCSYREDFGEWLRWKDLFLRYYHPEALRCFQKPKEGNGRCRRNLDLRGLCHRSKIRVAKVIRSRLSWIEGMLKDESLNMKVVYLVRDPRGSLASIQKLGWGSLPSKQCPLLDTDLKDFERMSKLYSEKLYRVQLERLCIQPQETVTELFRFLFDDPTLPEGVRRFMGQHMNAATSSSGVMNTVKNSSEEYQAWRWKISEEMLLDIEKEPTCQSAIRTLGHVIFGSYKNALNASVSLIKTGD, via the exons ATGAGGTGCGCTTATAACGGGAAAAACGCTCTACTGTACGTGTCTTTAGGGTTGTTTTTCCTCTGTGGACTTTATCTGAGGATGCAAGTTTTGTCTCCAGAGGAGAGTGTTGAAG GTCTACGAGCTGTCACCAATGGAACGAGTTACGTCCAGCTAGACGAGCCAGATGACCTGGAAAACAACCCGAAGGCGACCCAAGCCGACAAGACCTTGTTTATTCTCCTGGTCAGTTCCTCCGGTCGCAGTGGCTCCACGATGATGTCAGAACTGCTCGGCACTCTGGACAGCACTGTTGTATTCTTCGAGCCAATCTGGATGACGAAGAAAGAACCCTGCTACCTCAACGGACAGTGTGTTCCAGAACTACTTTCCAGTCTGGCCTCCTGCAGTTACCGGGAGGACTTCGGTGAATGGTTGAGATGGAAGGACTTGTTCCTTCGGTATTACCATCCGGAAGCCTTGCGGTGCTTCCAGAAGCCCAAAGAAGGCAACGGAAGATGCCGCAGGAATCTCGACCTCAGAGGGTTGTGCCATAGGTCTAAAATTCGAGTTGCTAAGGTGATAAGGTCCAGACTGTCATGGATTGAAGGTATGCTGAAGGACGAGTCCCTCAACATGAAGGTTGTCTACCTAGTGCGAGATCCAAGGGGTTCACTAGCTTCTATACAAAAGCTAGGATGGGGCAGCTTGCCCTCCAAGCAGTGCCCACTCCTGGACACTGACCTGAAGGATTTCGAAAGGATGTCAAAACTATACTCAGAGAAGCTTTACAGAGTGCAACTGGAGAGGCTGTGCATCCAGCCACAGGAAACTGTGACTGAACTGTTCAGGTTCCTCTTCGACGATCCTACGCTACCAGAAGGAGTCAGACGCTTCATGGGGCAGCACATGAACGCCGCCACTTCCTCCTCGGGTGTCATGAACACCGTGAAGAACAGCTCGGAGGAGTATCAGGCGTGGAGGTGGAAAATATCGGAGGAAATGTTATTAGACATCGAAAAGGAACCGACGTGTCAGTCTGCCATTCGTACCTTGGGTCACGTTATCTTTGGTTCGTACAAAAATGCGCTGAATGCCAGCGTGAGTTTGATCAAAACTGGAGACTGA